The window attttactaAAGCGAGTTTAGTTGAGCTGTAATTGGTATGATCTTCCATCTTTGAGATGAGATGTTCAAATTTTCCGACCTCAATAGTTATACAAaaaattaacttcaaaatttcgcttcaatattattttaaattaataaataaatattaatgtCAATTGAAAGTATGTATTTAATGAAAAATCTAACTTAAAAAGTATAAATCTCAAAACTTATGAAAAGTAAAACTCAAACTACGGGTGAAAGGTGCAATAAAGAACCCAAGATGAGACTAAAAGCGAGAAACAAGCAGAAACCAAATCCAAATCCCAAGGGTCAATAGCACTTTGTCCCCTAAATTTTATCATTGAAGTTAACACTTCTCCTTAAGGTTCTAATGTTTAGGTAATTCATCACTTTGTGATCAAGATCAACAAAGAGAATCATAATTGTTTAAAGGCattcataaataatatatgtACAAATCAAGTCTTTTTATATATAGGTGAGAAATTTCAGTGAGCAGTTTGTAGAAGATGAAGATGGTACAATCATCAtctccataaaaaaaaaaggtgtaaGAAAATTTTGTCTGCCAAAACCCAAAAACTCTCTTGAGGGTTATTGAAAAGGGggaaaaaaggggaaaaaattagttttaaattgcATACATTTTCTTGAACTCATTGTTAAGTATCTCAGAATCAGACATGACTGAGAGGGAACAAGATTTTGATCTGCTTCCTCCCATTGAAGACTTCCTTATGCTCCTTAGATTTGATGCTTCAATTCTATGTTTGATTACCCAATAGCACATTGTCCCCAATGTCGTAGCCATTATGGTCGTTCCAATGAGCGTGACGCCGATGGCGAGCCATTTCTCGCGCTCTCCAACAACGACAAACGAAAGTGCCAAGAACGCGACGGAGATGAGCACGCAAGCGAGCCACATTAGCTTGTTTATAATGGCCATCATTTGCTTCTTGGCTTGGCTTTCTATAACCACAACTGAAGTTTGAACTACCACAACAGCTAGTGATATGAAAAGGGCTATTGAATCAAAGATGAAAAAGATTATAAATGGAGCTTTAGGGGCGATATTCGCTTCGCCCAGGGAAAAACCTGCCGGCACGTCTTCTGGATCATCCACGTATTGACCGGGGACGGTGAAAATGGCTGCAAATGCTACTGTGGCTATAAGAACAGCAACCACAGTTGTTGAATTTATGGCATTGTTTAGGCCCTCAGTGTGCATTTTGTTTAGGCGTTCCGCTATTCCTTGGACTCGTCTTCGGGTTTGTCGAGTGTGTTCTAATTGGTAATGAACTTCGTGTTTTATGTCGCTTACTGTTTGCTTTAATTCCCTTGCTGGATTTTTCACTTCTGGTTTGATTGCTTTTGCAGTTTGTACACCATGCTCTTTTAGAATCAAAGCTATGTCCGGGTTCCCTGTTTTCTCTGCCGTGTCGAGAGCTGTCTCCCCCGACCGATTCACCGCCTTCGTATTTGTTTCATTTTGCCTGAGAAGCATTCTAACAATCTGCACAAAGTATAACCAAAATTATCTTGCACATATCTTATACAAAGGCAAGAACAAGCTCATATCATAATGTTTCTATGAAAAACAGCGCAATGACATTGAATTATTGCTACTAGAAGTTTTGTTAGGTGCTTCTTATCTAAGCATATTGATATTATGTATGATCTTTGAATCTGTATAATATgtttttgatttttgatttCTTAACATTTTTATTGTGGATCGAGCTACAAATCTCAATTATCACTTCCCAATGTTTGTGAACATGAAATTTCAATCCAAATTCGTCCCGAAACACCTCGGGAATAATAGCAAAAAGGATTGGAAATTCATTGAAATACCTCAGCTCTGCCCTTTCTTGCAGCGATATGTAGGGCAGTGTTGCCTTTATTGTCGACCATATTGATAGAGGATGGATCCGCCTTGATCAGCTCTTCCACCACCTCGAGGTTCTGCCCTTTCGACGCCATTTGCAGCGCGGTCTGTCCTTTCTTGTCCGTTCGTGTTGCCACGATCGGCTCCTTCGCAAGAAGCGCTCTAACCACTTGCAAATGTCCATTTCTAGCAGCAGAATGCAGAGCAGTTTTACCATTGCTTCTAGCAATGGTGGCCAATCCGCTACCGGCTTCCAATAGAAAGTCCACAATCTCGATATGGCCTTGCGTTGCCGCCGTATGCAATGCGGTCGTGTTCGATATGTCGACTGTCATGGATAATTCCGGATGGGCCTCCATTAAAACTTTCAATATTTCTGCAATAAGGAACTGCTTTGATCAAGTCCGATTTCAATGGTAAGAAGGCAGAAATTTgagatgaaattaaattaaacataccCAAATCACCCTGTTTTGTTGCAATGTGAAAAGCATCAAATCCATTTCTTGCTTTGATCTCAGCATCAGCCAGATCGtaatatttcaacaattctcttaCTAAATCAACGTATCCGTACTCCGCCGCCACGTATAACGCTGTTTCGCCGGAATGATTCTGCTTTGCCAGTAATTCTCTCAAATCCATCTCATCGGTGTCCGTCAAAATTTCCATCGCCGCCGTTAGATTTCCGGCTCTCGCGGCGGAATGTAATGGTGTGTCGTCTCTTTTTCCCGTCAATTGCTTCGTCATCTTCTTCCTCGGCAAACTTGTCTCCGCCGCCTGCGGCGGCGCTCTGTTTGATTCTGACATCAAAATCAACTTATTTTCTCCTCTTTTTTCCAATTTCAATCACCAAATAAAGCTTTTTTCTTCGTTTTCAGAAGAACCCACATAGAAAATTCTCATTTTTCGTCCATGATTGtccctttttattgaaaaaaaaactggccaaagaaaaagaagaagaatgaaaagCTCGGTTCTAAGCTCTGTTCTTTGGTTCCTTGAATCTCATTCCAATTCTCACTTATGAATCCTAACACAAAAATTCCCGATCAAAACAAACCAAATCTCATTCTCCCATTTACccctcaaaaagaaaaaaaaaatccaaaaaccAGATTCTTGGAATCAAAATAAtcaaaaagacaaaaagaaaggAAACCCCATTTACCTATGGGTGATGAAAAACAGAGGAATCCCTCAAAAATAAAACTTTGTGATGATGAACTTACATGTTTATATATACAGAAAAAGAAAGGCCAAAGCTATTTCACCATTAATGGtgaaaagaagaagacaaagaaatcaAAAGGGTAAGTTCGTATATATTATGAACCGATGGAGAGGAAGAGGAAGACAGCGCACATGTAAGCAACAAATCAGaaacaactttttttaaaaaaaaaaaaacaatatatatttttaattacattttttctttttttaaaaaaaagtgaataaaaTCAAAATGGAAAAGGGGGTTTTGAAAAAGTTGGTgataatgaagaagaagataaaagtTTTTGAGATTAAAAATTGatgttaaaaagaaattaaaggatgaaattaaaatggaagaagaaaggtgCAAAAAACTTGGGGTTGCTTTAATggcttcttttttaaaattaaaaagtaaaacaaacaaataaataaataaataaataagaaataaaaaatgacAATAACAGAATTAACAGAACCACGCGCCAGTAAAGGAGTGTGTAACCACGCGCTATGTTTGTGTTTAGAAGAAAATTAGTTAATGAATAAAACATGAGATTTGCAATGATTACGTTACCTTCCCATTTTCAAATAATCatgaattttcatttttcaaacttTGTTGTTTGTAACCAATATGATAAATCGTGATGAGATGTGTGATCCTGCCTAAAGAATTAATACTTTTTAATATTGGCTTAACATACACAATCATCATGAATAATTGTtaggaaataaataataatttaactaTTAGTTTAACGACTTTAGCTTCGCACGACCATTTATGGTTTGTATTCTAATGTGAAAGTTGGAAAGAGAGACCGAGATAAAAGAAATATTGACATTTGAACTACCCTCGTCATGCTCTTCGAACAAGATAGTGAAAATTGTTTAGAGATAAATAGAGCTAAAATGTATGTAAATAATGATGCACGACATAAATTCTTAagtaatatattatatatatatatatatagtgataTTTTGGTTTGTTTATCTCCTCTGCTTGTATTTTTTTATATGaagtatattatattagataaacatgacatttaataactaATTGATATGTGCTGCTCAAATAACTTAACTATATCTTTAAATTTGAGGGAATGTGCATACTTAATAAATGAAAAGACATTAACCATGCCAATTTTATaagttcttttgtttttttggttGTAGAGAGCGTAAAAGAGAAGTTGTTTTATACAACAAACTTAGGCTACTAAGGAGGTGGTTGGGGCGAGAGTGACTTATAATAGTATGGAGATTATAATAGTATGCGTTTGGGATGTAGATTATTATAGTTTGTCTATGTTAATATAGTCTGTGTTTGGAGTGTAGACTATTATAATCTATGTAAATAAGTTGGGTTAGGGTGGAAACTATTAGAATCTAGGTTTTTCACTATTCTTTTTTTGTCTATATACTATATTGAAATTCACATTTTTCTTTGATTGATTTTACTAAATCTTGTTAATTAAAttgttcatttaataaatttagcaTCAAACTTggtttttcactttttttttttttttttgccatgtatatatatggtacatgaaatacacatttttcttctacgggttttattaaattttgttaattatgatgttcatttcttcaattacatttTCTGTAAATCATTAATTACATGTCATACAAATAATTTTAGGAGAAAGTTTAATTACTAATTCTTCATTTCCATTATTTAATTACCCGTGTTTTTTATtactttgtgtttttttttaaaaaaaaaatgatttttaaaggaagttataagtttgttaattttgtaaaaaaagttttaaaaattatataagtTTTTGCATGATCTTAACCACTTCATACCgtcatttttttctaaatgcaTTTGCCATACTATCATTGATTCTTTATTTTTCCTAAGTATAAtacaaatttattctttttacgATAGAAatgtattattttttcttttctatcatGCAATCATTCTTTTTATAACACAAATTGTTTTCTTAACAAAAATGCATTAAGATGCATATCTTTTATTCTTCAGATTTATGATAcaaatttggttattcaaatGTTGTCTTATGTTAAATACTTtcataaaatagatttttaatgaaaaaagtggagtcgtatttttttttaaaatattcctttgttttatttagaaataaaagctcaaaaaaaatatacaaattttgaTTCAACGGAAATACAAGTATAGTTTCATCTAACCCTACCTAATTAccaatatttgttttattatatcTATTTATTTCTATATCAAACATTgtcaaaaattgttttttttctgGTAAATTCTTGGAAAGAAAAATTTTCTAAGATATTGTTTCCAAATTAATTCTTTCTAAGTAATTTTTACTACATTATTTCTACAAATATATTTTTcgtaatttatttttcctaacaAACCATATTCCTAAATTATTTTTGCAAAGTATATtctttctaatttatttttccttacaaaattcattagatgaatttttttgtagtataattaaaatatgtgaaatatataataacCCTTGGAGGAGTGAGGAATAGTGATAAAAGGAGAAATATGGAATAAGAAATACTAACAGAAAAGAAATAGAGGAATGAGTAAAATAATTCTAGTCCTAATACTCAGCTTATAATAATTCTTGGGCCAAACATGTCCTTCATAACTCGAGGGCAAATAACCCCTAAATTAGATTTATTTGAAActtgaatttgtttttttattttagaaaaaaaattaggaagatcgatttgatttgatttgatttgatatctgaagagagagagagagagagacaaaaTTGGTGATGGTTTCTATTTCAATTATTCTAGAAAGGGACATCATGGTTGGTTCTTTCAACGTTTTTCTCTTTTTGCCAATTAAGATGAAATTATTCATTCTATTTGAATACAAGaggaaaaaaaacttaattattttagagatatgtaataaaaaaaaaagtgaactAAAAAATAGTTATGAagtttttcaacttttaattattttaggtGATTAACCATAAAATATTTATCCTTaaattatatcatttacaaaaactaaagaaaattaACGATTAATCACATCTTAAAAGTTAATATTTTTAATGGTTAAAAAATGAGAAGATAACGAGATATTATCGTAATTgattttgatattatatttatatctttaattatatatatagataaaaaaaaCCTTCCAAATATCTATACAATTGTATGATATTGTCCACTTTGTATATACATCTTAGTTATGACTTTGTTAAGATGTCTCATACCAAATTAATGAATGGATGTGACACTTCAATCATGAAAATGGATCTTTAGTTGTTAGATGCATTGAAAACCATGTTTAATTAAGCTTGAcctaataatataaaattaactAAGGGTTAATGATGATTAATTACCACTTTCCTAATGATGATCAGTCGGTTGTGTTGATCCTTTTGAATTGGGGCAACTTTGTTCGTCTCTTTCATTGAAAATGAAATGATATATATGATTATGATTTTAATTAGTTGTCATATTCATTAGTTATTTAATAGTGGTTAgtaatactaaaaaaaaaatcaaccaaattacaaaataaaatggTTGGTAGATCTCAATATCATGTTATAAAATATCAAAGAAATATTTG is drawn from Cucumis melo cultivar AY chromosome 11, USDA_Cmelo_AY_1.0, whole genome shotgun sequence and contains these coding sequences:
- the LOC103490569 gene encoding ankyrin repeat-containing protein At5g02620 — translated: MSESNRAPPQAAETSLPRKKMTKQLTGKRDDTPLHSAARAGNLTAAMEILTDTDEMDLRELLAKQNHSGETALYVAAEYGYVDLVRELLKYYDLADAEIKARNGFDAFHIATKQGDLEILKVLMEAHPELSMTVDISNTTALHTAATQGHIEIVDFLLEAGSGLATIARSNGKTALHSAARNGHLQVVRALLAKEPIVATRTDKKGQTALQMASKGQNLEVVEELIKADPSSINMVDNKGNTALHIAARKGRAEIVRMLLRQNETNTKAVNRSGETALDTAEKTGNPDIALILKEHGVQTAKAIKPEVKNPARELKQTVSDIKHEVHYQLEHTRQTRRRVQGIAERLNKMHTEGLNNAINSTTVVAVLIATVAFAAIFTVPGQYVDDPEDVPAGFSLGEANIAPKAPFIIFFIFDSIALFISLAVVVVQTSVVVIESQAKKQMMAIINKLMWLACVLISVAFLALSFVVVGEREKWLAIGVTLIGTTIMATTLGTMCYWVIKHRIEASNLRSIRKSSMGGSRSKSCSLSVMSDSEILNNEFKKMYAI